A genomic stretch from Thauera sp. GDN1 includes:
- a CDS encoding DUF3429 domain-containing protein: MASWTFNPPDTPIDAATAMNPSLPDPLRNTARRLGYAGLIPFVVLAPASLLDGHHGYTWSDALYAYGAVILSFVCALHWGFAMALPGLDDARRRRTMLWSVVPSLIAWPALLLVPMEAAALLVTGFVLHYLQDRRLARHAELPAWYLPLRLRLTAVACISLIAGAFVTLPY; the protein is encoded by the coding sequence ATGGCGTCCTGGACATTCAACCCACCCGACACGCCGATCGACGCCGCCACCGCGATGAACCCCAGCCTGCCCGATCCCCTCCGCAATACCGCCCGCCGGCTCGGCTATGCCGGCCTGATCCCCTTCGTGGTGCTCGCCCCGGCCAGCCTGCTCGACGGCCACCATGGCTACACCTGGAGCGATGCGCTCTACGCCTACGGCGCGGTGATCCTCAGCTTCGTGTGCGCGCTGCACTGGGGCTTCGCGATGGCGCTGCCCGGCCTCGACGACGCCCGCCGTCGGCGCACGATGCTGTGGAGCGTGGTGCCCTCCCTGATCGCCTGGCCGGCGCTGCTGCTGGTGCCGATGGAAGCCGCCGCGCTGCTGGTGACCGGCTTCGTGCTGCACTACCTCCAGGACCGCCGCCTCGCCCGCCACGCCGAGCTGCCGGCCTGGTACCTGCCGCTGCGCCTGCGGCTGACGGCGGTCGCCTGCATCAGCCTGATCGCCGGTGCCTTCGTGACGCTGCCCTACTGA
- a CDS encoding FAD-dependent oxidoreductase, producing the protein MNPPLHYAVVGAGIAGLSCARALAEAGVRVTVLDKSRGPAGRMSTRRGEGWACDHGAQYFTARDPRFQAEVARWLEAGVAARWQPRLTVFGADGRREAVGEAGAALVRHVGTPRMTAPARHLAEGLDLRLQATVNALHSYEHGWELATAEHGLLPEAFDGVLLAVPAPQAVPLLQPLAPELAAIAGAARMQGCWTLMARFDAPLALDFDAAFVNSGPLRWIARDTSKPGRAGMETWTLHASAEWSEAHIEDTPERVASALIAAFRALGGEVPVVWSAHRWRYAITASAVEEGYVWRAEDRIGLCGDWLHGGRVEGAWLSGHALAHCVLAEMALA; encoded by the coding sequence ATGAATCCTCCTCTCCACTACGCCGTCGTCGGTGCCGGCATCGCCGGCCTGAGTTGCGCGCGGGCGCTCGCCGAAGCCGGCGTGCGCGTCACCGTCCTCGACAAGAGCCGCGGCCCCGCCGGCCGCATGAGCACTCGCCGCGGCGAAGGCTGGGCCTGCGATCACGGCGCGCAGTATTTCACCGCGCGCGATCCGCGCTTCCAGGCCGAAGTCGCGCGCTGGCTGGAGGCGGGGGTGGCGGCGCGCTGGCAGCCGCGGCTGACGGTGTTCGGGGCGGACGGCCGCCGCGAGGCGGTGGGCGAGGCGGGCGCGGCGCTGGTCCGCCATGTCGGCACCCCGCGCATGACCGCACCGGCGCGCCATCTGGCCGAAGGCCTGGACCTGCGCCTGCAGGCCACGGTCAATGCGCTCCACAGCTACGAGCACGGCTGGGAGCTCGCCACCGCCGAGCACGGCCTGCTGCCCGAGGCCTTCGACGGCGTGCTGCTCGCGGTGCCGGCGCCGCAGGCGGTGCCGCTGCTGCAGCCGCTGGCGCCCGAGCTCGCCGCGATCGCGGGTGCGGCGCGCATGCAGGGCTGCTGGACGCTGATGGCGCGCTTCGACGCGCCGCTCGCGCTCGATTTCGACGCCGCCTTCGTCAACAGCGGCCCCTTGCGCTGGATCGCGCGCGACACCAGCAAGCCCGGGCGCGCGGGCATGGAGACCTGGACCCTGCACGCGAGCGCCGAGTGGAGCGAAGCCCACATCGAGGACACGCCGGAGCGGGTGGCGAGCGCGCTGATCGCCGCCTTCCGGGCGCTGGGCGGCGAGGTGCCGGTGGTGTGGTCGGCGCACCGCTGGCGCTACGCGATCACCGCGTCCGCGGTCGAGGAGGGCTACGTCTGGCGGGCCGAGGACCGCATCGGGCTATGCGGCGACTGGCTGCACGGCGGCCGCGTCGAGGGCGCCTGGCTCAGCGGCCATGCGCTTGCGCACTGCGTGCTGGCGGAGATGGCCCTGGCCTGA
- a CDS encoding FAD-binding domain-containing protein: MGYGLVWFKRDFRLADHGALAAAARRGPVLCVAIVEPALWAQADAARQHYEFMLESARELHAELRRLGGRLHLMVGEAVAVLDRVHAVAPFDALYSHQETGNGASYARDRAVAAWCRAHGVRWHELPQFGVVRRLDDRDRWQAAWEAQVAAPQAALPARLHFVPLPAALQPGAAEPEQGVIVAARAPEAMALGLDAFQPPRRQRGGRRAALAVLHDFLDARSGRYRGGISSPLKAPTACSRLSPYLAWGCLSLREVVQATRARVAALPQGDRRRAGLSAFLGRLYWHCHFIQKLESEPALELRNLHRGYDGLREDAWNPAHFDALVAGRTGWPLVDACVAMLRATGWLNFRMRAMLVSVAAYPLWLHWREVGLWLARAFLDYEPGIHWSQMQMQSGTTGINTTRVYNPLKQARDHDPQGVFVRRWLPALRRVPDAWLFEPWRMPAELAARHGLRLGEDIALPVVDLETATRAAKARVHALRAQPAVRAAKAAIVERHGSRRPPEGRRRKAAASAGCAAQLDLGF; this comes from the coding sequence ATGGGATACGGACTGGTCTGGTTCAAGCGCGATTTCCGCCTCGCCGACCATGGCGCGCTCGCCGCGGCGGCGCGCCGCGGGCCGGTGCTGTGCGTGGCGATCGTCGAGCCCGCGCTGTGGGCGCAGGCGGACGCCGCGCGCCAGCACTACGAGTTCATGCTCGAGAGCGCGCGCGAGCTGCACGCCGAGCTGCGCCGGCTGGGTGGGCGGCTGCACCTGATGGTGGGCGAGGCGGTCGCGGTGCTCGATCGCGTGCACGCCGTCGCGCCCTTCGACGCGCTGTATTCGCACCAGGAGACCGGCAACGGCGCGAGCTACGCGCGCGACCGCGCGGTGGCGGCCTGGTGCCGGGCGCACGGCGTGCGCTGGCATGAGCTGCCGCAGTTCGGCGTGGTGCGCCGGCTGGACGATCGCGACCGCTGGCAGGCGGCGTGGGAGGCGCAGGTCGCCGCGCCGCAGGCCGCCCTGCCGGCGCGGCTGCACTTCGTGCCGCTGCCCGCAGCGCTGCAGCCGGGCGCGGCCGAGCCGGAGCAGGGGGTGATCGTGGCCGCGCGGGCGCCGGAGGCGATGGCGCTCGGTCTCGACGCCTTCCAGCCGCCGCGGCGCCAGCGCGGGGGGCGGCGCGCCGCGCTCGCGGTGCTGCACGATTTCCTCGATGCGCGCAGCGGCCGGTACCGCGGCGGCATCTCCTCGCCGCTGAAGGCGCCCACCGCCTGCTCGCGACTGTCGCCGTATCTGGCCTGGGGCTGCCTGAGCCTGCGCGAGGTGGTGCAGGCGACTCGTGCGCGCGTTGCTGCCCTGCCCCAGGGCGACCGCCGCCGCGCCGGGCTGTCGGCCTTCCTCGGCCGCCTGTACTGGCACTGCCACTTCATCCAGAAGCTGGAGAGCGAGCCTGCGCTGGAACTGCGCAACCTGCATCGCGGCTACGACGGCCTGCGCGAGGACGCGTGGAACCCGGCGCATTTCGACGCGCTGGTGGCCGGGCGCACCGGCTGGCCCTTGGTGGACGCCTGCGTGGCGATGCTGCGCGCGACCGGTTGGCTCAACTTCCGCATGCGCGCGATGCTGGTGTCGGTGGCGGCCTATCCGCTGTGGCTGCACTGGCGCGAGGTCGGGCTGTGGCTGGCGCGCGCCTTCCTCGACTACGAGCCGGGCATCCACTGGAGCCAGATGCAGATGCAGTCGGGGACGACGGGCATCAACACCACCCGCGTCTACAACCCGCTCAAGCAGGCGCGCGATCACGATCCGCAGGGCGTGTTCGTGCGCCGCTGGCTGCCGGCGCTGCGGCGAGTGCCGGATGCGTGGCTGTTCGAGCCCTGGCGCATGCCGGCCGAGCTGGCGGCGCGCCATGGCTTGCGGCTGGGAGAGGACATCGCCTTGCCGGTGGTGGATCTGGAGACGGCGACGCGGGCGGCGAAGGCGCGGGTGCATGCGCTCCGCGCGCAGCCGGCGGTGCGCGCGGCGAAGGCGGCGATCGTCGAGCGCCATGGCTCGCGCAGGCCGCCGGAAGGGCGGCGGCGCAAGGCCGCGGCGAGTGCGGGGTGTGCGGCACAGCTGGACTTGGGCTTCTGA
- a CDS encoding DMT family transporter, producing the protein MTQNHPSHSDAVRGLLAALAVVVFWSGFNLVSRFGATTSFTPFDIAAMRYGVSGTIALPFFLRFVPMRDWPRHAVLACVGGLAYGLCVYWGFAFAPSAHAGVFVNGGIPFWTIVIMAVTSGFRIARPTVVALLLSTAGLLLIGFESLLAPARANEWIGDLLFLTAALAWAIFGLLMRRWQVKPQFGILGIASFSALVFMPIYLLWLPSSIGAASWGEIALQCVYQGVIASMLAAGFYSYAVQKVGAGEASMMLALVPAFTAIGAFLILDEALGATTIVGIVVVSVGALLGALPPGAIARLRAAGPRR; encoded by the coding sequence TTGACACAGAACCACCCCTCCCACTCCGACGCCGTCCGCGGCCTGCTCGCCGCGCTCGCCGTCGTGGTGTTCTGGTCCGGCTTCAACCTCGTGTCGCGCTTCGGCGCCACCACCAGCTTCACGCCCTTCGACATCGCCGCGATGCGCTACGGCGTCTCGGGCACGATCGCCCTGCCCTTCTTCCTGCGCTTCGTGCCCATGCGCGACTGGCCGCGCCACGCGGTGCTCGCCTGCGTCGGCGGGCTGGCCTACGGGCTGTGCGTGTACTGGGGCTTCGCCTTCGCCCCGAGCGCGCATGCCGGCGTGTTCGTCAATGGCGGCATCCCGTTCTGGACCATCGTCATCATGGCGGTGACCAGCGGCTTCCGCATCGCCCGCCCGACCGTCGTCGCGCTGCTGCTGTCGACCGCCGGCCTGCTGCTGATCGGCTTCGAGAGCCTGCTCGCCCCGGCGCGCGCCAACGAGTGGATCGGCGACCTGCTCTTCCTCACCGCCGCGCTGGCGTGGGCGATCTTCGGCCTGCTGATGCGGCGCTGGCAGGTCAAGCCGCAGTTCGGCATCCTCGGCATCGCGAGCTTCTCGGCGCTGGTGTTCATGCCGATCTACCTGCTGTGGCTGCCGTCCAGCATCGGCGCCGCGAGCTGGGGCGAGATCGCGCTGCAGTGCGTGTATCAGGGCGTGATCGCCTCCATGCTCGCCGCCGGCTTCTACAGCTACGCGGTGCAGAAGGTCGGCGCCGGCGAGGCGTCGATGATGCTGGCGCTGGTGCCCGCGTTCACCGCCATCGGCGCCTTCCTGATCCTCGACGAGGCGCTCGGCGCGACCACCATCGTCGGCATCGTCGTGGTGTCGGTCGGCGCCCTGCTCGGCGCGCTGCCGCCCGGTGCGATCGCCAGGCTGCGGGCCGCCGGCCCCCGGCGCTGA
- a CDS encoding AarF/ABC1/UbiB kinase family protein has protein sequence MDTEARATAVPGGRLSRLARLGSLATGVAGGMLAEGARQLAAGKRPRVSELVLTPANARRVADQLAQLRGAAMKVGQLMSMDAGSLLPPELADILARLRADARSMPMSQVVEVLQTHWGPGWEQGFERFSFTPCAAASIGQVHRARTGDGQELAIKLQYPGVRRSIDSDVDNVATLLRVSGLLPKGLDLAPLLDEAKRQLHEEADYRREADNLQRFATLLAGAGDFVLPQPVAALTRSDILAMSWVEGVAVESLADPQAADQALRDRVASLLIGLLFRELFEFRLVQTDPNFANYRFEPETGRLVLLDFGATRAYPDAVVEAYRRLMAASIRGDRTAMGEAAQAIGYFRDDIHAHQREAVIDLFRIACEPLRHPGAYDFGASDLAVRLRDAGLKLGMERDFRHTPPADALFLHRKLGGLYLLAARLRARVDVGARVARWLG, from the coding sequence ATGGACACCGAAGCCCGCGCCACCGCCGTCCCCGGCGGCCGCCTGTCCCGCCTCGCCCGCCTGGGCTCGCTCGCCACCGGGGTCGCCGGCGGCATGCTGGCCGAAGGCGCGCGCCAGCTCGCCGCCGGCAAGCGCCCCAGGGTCAGCGAGCTGGTGCTGACCCCGGCCAACGCCCGCCGCGTCGCCGACCAGCTCGCGCAGCTGCGCGGCGCGGCGATGAAGGTCGGCCAGCTGATGTCGATGGACGCCGGCAGCCTGCTGCCGCCCGAGCTCGCCGACATCCTCGCCCGCCTGCGCGCGGACGCGCGCTCGATGCCGATGAGCCAGGTGGTGGAGGTGCTGCAGACGCACTGGGGCCCGGGCTGGGAGCAGGGCTTCGAGCGCTTCTCCTTCACCCCCTGCGCGGCGGCCTCGATCGGCCAGGTGCATCGGGCGCGCACCGGCGACGGCCAGGAGCTGGCGATCAAGCTGCAATATCCCGGCGTGCGCCGCAGCATCGACAGCGACGTGGACAACGTGGCCACCCTGCTGCGCGTCTCCGGCCTGCTGCCGAAGGGGCTGGATCTGGCGCCCTTGCTCGACGAGGCCAAGCGCCAGCTGCACGAGGAGGCCGACTACCGGCGCGAGGCCGACAACCTGCAGCGCTTCGCCACCCTGCTCGCCGGCGCCGGGGACTTCGTGCTGCCGCAGCCGGTGGCGGCGCTGACCCGCAGCGACATCCTGGCGATGAGCTGGGTGGAGGGCGTGGCGGTGGAATCGCTCGCCGACCCGCAGGCGGCCGACCAGGCGCTGCGCGACCGCGTGGCGAGCCTGCTGATCGGCCTGCTGTTCCGCGAGCTGTTCGAGTTCCGCCTGGTCCAGACCGACCCCAACTTCGCCAACTACCGCTTCGAGCCGGAGACGGGCCGCCTGGTGCTGCTCGACTTCGGCGCCACCCGCGCCTATCCGGACGCCGTGGTCGAGGCCTACCGCCGCCTGATGGCCGCCAGCATCCGCGGCGACCGCACGGCGATGGGCGAGGCCGCGCAGGCGATCGGCTACTTCCGCGACGACATCCACGCCCACCAGCGCGAGGCGGTGATCGACCTGTTCCGGATCGCCTGCGAGCCCCTGCGCCACCCCGGCGCCTACGACTTCGGCGCCAGCGACCTCGCCGTGCGCCTGCGCGACGCCGGGCTGAAGCTCGGCATGGAGCGCGATTTCCGGCACACGCCGCCGGCCGACGCGCTGTTCCTGCACCGCAAGCTGGGCGGACTGTACCTGCTCGCGGCGCGCCTGCGCGCACGCGTGGACGTCGGCGCCCGGGTGGCGCGCTGGCTCGGCTGA
- a CDS encoding group II truncated hemoglobin, producing MEQQTTYDRIGGEPTVARLCDRFYGLMAETPQFAELRAMHPEDLQGSRDKLFMFLSGWLGGPDLFVQQFGHPRLRARHMPFAIGTRERDQWVACMLLAMEEVGIEEGIRERLLQNFFNTADFMRNKAG from the coding sequence ATGGAACAACAGACCACCTACGACAGGATCGGCGGCGAACCCACCGTCGCCCGCCTCTGCGACCGCTTCTACGGCCTGATGGCCGAAACCCCGCAGTTCGCCGAACTGCGCGCCATGCACCCCGAAGACCTGCAGGGCTCGCGCGACAAGCTGTTCATGTTCCTGTCCGGCTGGCTCGGCGGGCCGGACCTATTCGTGCAGCAGTTCGGCCACCCGCGCCTGCGCGCGCGCCACATGCCGTTCGCGATCGGCACGCGCGAGCGCGACCAGTGGGTGGCCTGCATGCTGCTGGCGATGGAAGAAGTCGGTATCGAGGAAGGCATCCGCGAGCGCCTGCTGCAGAACTTCTTCAACACCGCAGACTTCATGCGCAACAAGGCAGGCTGA
- a CDS encoding DUF2256 domain-containing protein: MGMRRKADLPTKLCAGCGRPFAWRKKWARVWEEVRYCSERCRRSRARAGAC, from the coding sequence ATGGGGATGCGGCGCAAGGCGGATCTGCCGACGAAGCTGTGCGCGGGCTGCGGGCGGCCATTCGCGTGGCGGAAGAAGTGGGCGCGGGTGTGGGAGGAGGTGCGCTATTGCTCGGAGCGCTGCCGGCGGAGTCGCGCCCGGGCGGGGGCGTGCTGA
- a CDS encoding DASH family cryptochrome has translation MLGALPAESRPGGGVLMASELVIHWFRNDLRLCDNLALVEACASGARLLPVYCHDPAADAPTRWGFVRRGAHRRAFLAAALDDLDAALRARGSRLLQLRGAPAEVLPALARALGTGRVVCEAIAAPEEEDEVAALRAAGLQVKTLWQSSLFDPAALPFAVERLPKVFTAFRQAVESAGVQPAAPMPAPETLPPLPAIDAMAIDRHGGSDGGRDHCAAEASPEAAFPWWRPAFAGGEQAARAHLVRYFASDRPQRYKATRNGLSGIDFSSKFSPWLAQGALSARLAFAALRRHEAERGVSEGSYWLWFELLWRDYFRFLHLQHGRRLYRARGLDDRAPPPAHDPAAFAAWCGGRTGHAFIDAGMRELAASGWLSNRMRQVVASYLIHDLGCDWRAGAAWFEAQLVDYDVYSNQGNWLYIAGRGTDPRGGRRFDPDRQAAMHDADGRYRALWGAGG, from the coding sequence TTGCTCGGAGCGCTGCCGGCGGAGTCGCGCCCGGGCGGGGGCGTGCTGATGGCCTCGGAACTCGTCATCCACTGGTTTCGCAACGATCTGCGCCTGTGCGACAACCTCGCGCTGGTCGAGGCCTGTGCGTCGGGCGCGCGCCTGCTTCCGGTCTATTGCCACGATCCCGCCGCCGATGCGCCGACGCGCTGGGGTTTCGTGCGCCGGGGTGCGCACCGGCGCGCGTTCCTGGCGGCGGCACTGGATGATCTTGATGCGGCCTTGCGCGCGCGAGGCAGTCGGCTGCTGCAGCTGCGCGGTGCGCCGGCCGAGGTGCTGCCGGCGCTGGCGCGTGCGCTGGGCACGGGCCGGGTGGTGTGCGAGGCGATCGCTGCGCCCGAGGAAGAGGACGAGGTCGCGGCCTTGCGTGCGGCGGGGCTGCAGGTGAAGACGCTGTGGCAATCCAGCTTGTTCGATCCGGCGGCGTTGCCGTTTGCGGTGGAGCGTCTGCCGAAGGTATTCACGGCCTTTCGCCAGGCGGTGGAGTCGGCGGGCGTGCAGCCCGCGGCGCCGATGCCGGCGCCCGAGACGCTGCCGCCCCTGCCGGCCATCGATGCGATGGCGATCGATCGGCACGGTGGGAGCGACGGTGGCCGCGATCATTGCGCCGCCGAAGCCTCCCCGGAGGCTGCCTTCCCGTGGTGGCGGCCTGCGTTCGCAGGCGGCGAGCAGGCGGCGCGCGCCCATCTGGTGCGCTATTTCGCCAGCGATCGACCGCAGCGCTACAAGGCGACGCGCAACGGCCTGAGCGGGATCGACTTCTCGAGCAAGTTCTCGCCCTGGCTGGCGCAGGGGGCGCTGTCGGCGCGGCTCGCCTTCGCCGCGCTGCGCCGCCACGAGGCCGAGCGCGGCGTCAGCGAGGGCAGTTACTGGCTGTGGTTCGAGCTGCTGTGGCGGGATTACTTCCGCTTCCTGCACCTGCAGCACGGGCGCCGGCTGTACCGGGCGCGGGGGCTGGACGATCGTGCCCCGCCGCCTGCCCATGATCCGGCGGCGTTCGCGGCCTGGTGTGGCGGGCGCACCGGGCACGCCTTCATCGACGCCGGCATGCGCGAGCTCGCCGCCAGCGGCTGGCTGTCCAACCGCATGCGCCAGGTGGTCGCCAGCTACCTGATCCACGACCTCGGCTGCGACTGGCGTGCCGGCGCGGCGTGGTTCGAGGCGCAGCTCGTCGACTACGACGTGTACAGCAACCAGGGCAACTGGCTCTACATCGCCGGCCGCGGCACCGATCCGCGCGGCGGGCGGCGTTTCGATCCCGACCGGCAGGCGGCGATGCACGACGCGGACGGCCGCTACCGCGCGCTGTGGGGCGCCGGCGGCTGA
- a CDS encoding EAL domain-containing protein, with translation MPLAQSARLQQRIQSFALIGILLTGLLVALATAVPMYRHAHALAERALADAARGEARAAGQFLAKSADIARQIASRSAVRDKLEAYNRREIDLVELVDFCAPRIRDALDHAGQIAGMVRFDRDGKPVLELGLPLPRASAALPANGSSGVRFVGPFATEHGHHLLVGAPILSREGEWIGSDVLAFDLQPLEDMLSMDPVRTAYPAASQVLHHQPTGIAMAWLAQAGTVAILPSVAALPASMRLALEGEPGRVRRDGAAGEHVVFALELEEAPGWVYALVTPAGEFAQPVRTQLLFPLATIAALVLLGALLTARAMRPLTQRALEQSRHLLELSEKQRLAASVFEGSPQGIVIMDTAHRIVDANRACTTMTGFPLATLRGRSFCEALHGPEQADRIGAEIRAGIGRSGEWQGEGELLRADGGRFPAWQSITAVRAADGGVRHYIGMFSDISAQRVAEERIRHLAHHDALTNLPNRTLLNDRLGVAMDRARRSGQPLALLFIDLDRFKYVNDTLGHPLGDRLLQAVAQRLHTVLREGDTLARLGGDEFVVLVEGLAGPEDAERVARKLLQAMQQPVLLDGHELFIGGSIGISLFPQDGDTIEALVRCADSAMYRAKDAGRNTFRFHTREQASRSRERFELEHGLRHAVERGELRLLYQPQAACRSGALVGVEALVRWEHPGRGTIMPDRFIPLAEEIGLIRPIGEWVLNTACAQARAWEREGRPVRVAVNLSGQQISTDGLVDAVRDALDRSGLSPRLLELEITEGHILKRVDHCIDTLRKLKGLGVTLAIDDFGTGYSSLSYLKRLPVDRLKIDRSFVEGVPADHDDTAIVATILAMARNLGLAVIAEGVETEDQLRHLSAAHCDEYQGYLLGRPVPADAIRARLG, from the coding sequence ATGCCCCTCGCCCAGAGCGCGCGCCTGCAGCAGCGGATTCAGTCCTTCGCCCTCATCGGCATCCTGCTGACCGGCCTCCTCGTCGCGCTCGCGACCGCGGTGCCGATGTACCGCCATGCGCACGCGCTCGCCGAACGTGCGCTCGCCGACGCCGCGCGCGGCGAGGCGCGCGCGGCGGGACAGTTCCTCGCCAAGAGTGCCGACATCGCACGCCAGATCGCCAGCCGCAGCGCGGTGCGCGACAAGCTCGAAGCCTACAATCGCCGGGAAATCGACCTCGTCGAGCTGGTGGACTTTTGCGCGCCGCGCATCCGCGATGCCCTCGACCATGCAGGCCAGATTGCCGGCATGGTGCGCTTCGATCGCGATGGCAAGCCGGTGCTCGAGCTCGGCCTGCCCCTGCCACGGGCGTCCGCGGCATTGCCCGCCAACGGCAGCAGCGGCGTACGCTTCGTCGGCCCCTTCGCCACCGAGCATGGGCATCACCTGCTGGTCGGCGCACCGATCCTGTCGCGCGAGGGCGAGTGGATCGGCAGCGACGTGCTCGCCTTCGACCTCCAGCCGCTGGAGGACATGCTGTCGATGGACCCGGTGCGGACGGCCTACCCCGCAGCGAGCCAGGTGCTCCACCACCAGCCCACCGGCATCGCGATGGCGTGGCTGGCGCAGGCGGGGACGGTCGCGATCCTGCCCTCGGTTGCCGCGCTCCCGGCATCGATGCGCCTCGCGCTGGAGGGTGAGCCGGGGCGGGTGCGCCGCGACGGCGCGGCGGGCGAGCACGTCGTCTTCGCGCTCGAGCTCGAGGAAGCGCCGGGCTGGGTCTATGCGCTGGTCACGCCGGCGGGCGAGTTCGCCCAGCCGGTCCGCACCCAGCTGCTGTTTCCGCTCGCCACCATCGCCGCGCTGGTGCTGCTCGGTGCGCTGCTCACCGCGCGCGCCATGCGACCGCTCACGCAGCGCGCGCTGGAGCAGTCGCGGCACCTGCTCGAACTCAGCGAGAAGCAGCGTCTCGCCGCCAGCGTGTTCGAGGGCAGCCCGCAAGGCATCGTGATCATGGACACCGCGCACCGCATCGTCGATGCCAACCGCGCGTGCACCACGATGACCGGCTTTCCGCTCGCCACCCTGCGCGGACGCAGCTTCTGCGAAGCACTCCACGGCCCGGAGCAGGCCGACCGGATCGGCGCCGAGATCCGCGCCGGCATCGGGCGCAGCGGCGAGTGGCAGGGGGAAGGCGAGCTGTTGCGTGCCGACGGCGGACGCTTTCCGGCCTGGCAGAGCATCACCGCGGTGCGCGCCGCCGACGGCGGCGTCCGTCACTACATCGGCATGTTCAGCGACATCAGCGCGCAGCGCGTGGCCGAGGAACGCATCCGCCACCTCGCCCACCACGACGCGCTCACCAATCTGCCCAATCGCACCCTGCTCAACGACCGCCTCGGCGTGGCGATGGATCGTGCGCGCCGCAGCGGCCAGCCCCTGGCGCTGCTGTTCATCGACCTCGATCGCTTCAAGTACGTCAACGACACCCTCGGGCACCCGCTGGGCGACCGTCTGCTGCAGGCGGTCGCCCAGCGCCTGCACACGGTACTGCGCGAAGGCGACACGCTCGCCCGCCTCGGCGGCGACGAGTTCGTCGTGCTGGTCGAGGGCCTCGCCGGCCCCGAGGACGCCGAGCGCGTCGCGCGCAAGCTGCTGCAGGCGATGCAGCAGCCGGTGCTACTGGACGGACACGAGCTCTTCATCGGCGGCAGCATCGGCATCAGCCTGTTCCCGCAGGACGGCGACACCATCGAAGCCCTGGTGCGCTGTGCGGACTCGGCGATGTACCGCGCCAAGGACGCCGGTCGCAACACCTTCCGCTTCCACACCCGCGAACAGGCCAGCCGCAGTCGCGAGCGCTTCGAGCTCGAACACGGCCTGCGCCACGCCGTCGAGCGCGGCGAGCTGCGCCTGCTCTACCAGCCGCAGGCCGCCTGCCGCAGCGGTGCGCTCGTCGGCGTGGAGGCGCTGGTGCGCTGGGAGCACCCCGGGCGCGGCACGATCATGCCGGACCGCTTCATCCCGCTCGCCGAGGAGATCGGCCTCATCCGCCCGATCGGGGAATGGGTGCTGAACACCGCCTGCGCCCAGGCGCGCGCCTGGGAGCGCGAGGGCCGGCCGGTGCGCGTGGCGGTGAACCTGTCGGGCCAGCAGATCTCCACCGACGGCCTGGTGGACGCGGTGCGCGATGCGCTCGACCGCTCCGGCCTGTCGCCGCGGCTGCTCGAGCTCGAGATCACCGAGGGGCACATCCTCAAGCGCGTCGACCACTGCATCGACACCCTGCGCAAACTCAAGGGGCTCGGCGTCACGCTGGCGATCGACGATTTCGGCACCGGCTATTCCTCGCTGAGCTACCTCAAGCGCCTGCCGGTGGACCGCCTCAAGATCGACCGCAGCTTCGTCGAGGGCGTACCGGCCGACCATGACGACACCGCGATCGTCGCCACCATCCTCGCCATGGCGCGCAACCTGGGGCTGGCCGTGATCGCCGAGGGCGTGGAGACCGAGGACCAGCTCCGCCATCTGAGCGCCGCGCACTGCGACGAATACCAGGGCTACCTGCTCGGCCGCCCGGTGCCGGCCGACGCGATCCGCGCCCGCCTCGGCTGA